Within the Halobaculum limi genome, the region GCCCCGTCGAGTTCCAACGACGCTCGCAAGTCGGAAGCGACGCCCGACAGTCCTTCCCCCGCCTCTGCGAGTGCCGCGGTCAGCGTCTCGAACTCGGCCCGCGACCCCGACAGCACGCACTCCGCGAGTTCGCCCCCGCCGACGCCGCTGACGCCGCAGGCGACGCCCGCGCGGGCGGCCTCTCGGCGGAGTTGCTCGGCTTGTCGTTCGGAGACGCGCGTCTTCAGCGTCTCGTGGACCGCTTCCTCGGCAGTCGTCTCCACCTCGCCGGCGGGCACGTTCGCGGCGGTCAGCGCCGCTTCCGCGTCGCCAACGTCGTCGAAGTCCTTCGGAACGACCTGTCGCGTCCACGTCGTGCGCGCCGCGGCGACGCAGAACAGCGATCCGGTGAGGAGTACGCAGTCGTCGGGCCCGGCGCGGTCGCGTGCGGCCGCGAGAGCGTCGGCCACGGCGTCGCCGATGACGACCTCTGCGTCGGTGGTCTCCTCGAACACCGCCGCGAGCACCTCCGGGTCTTCGGCGCGGTCGATGGCTGGTGCGCAGGTGTGGACGGTCGTCGGATCGGGAAGTGCGGCGGCCATCTCGTGGTGGTCCTTGTCGTGCATCGCGCCGAACACGAGGTGGAGGTCGCCGCAGTCGAACTCCGCGAGCGTCTCCGCGAGCGTCTCGCAGGCGGCGGGGTTGTGTGCCCCGTCGAGGACGACTAGCGGGTCGGTCTGCATCACCTCGAATCTCCCCGGCCAGTGGGCGTTGCGCAGGCCACGCGCCAGCGTCGCGCCGTCGGTAACGCCGAGTTGTCGGACGAGCGCTGCGGCGACGCCAGCGTTCGTCGCCTGATACGCCCCCAGCAACGGAATCCGCGTCTCGACGGCCCAGCCGTCGCCGACGAGGGCGACGCGGGACTCTTGAGGACTGACGGCTCCCTCGTACGTCGCAGAGAGGTCGGCCTCGGACGGCTCTAGTCCGCCGGTCGGCCCGGAGACAGTGACGACACTCCCGGCCACCTCACGAACCACGTCGAGTGCCGCGCCGTCGGTTGCGGTCACGAGCGGTCTGCTCTCGGGTGTGATCTTCGCTTTCGTCCGGGCGATCTCCTCGACCGTGTCGCCGAGGACGGCCGTGTGTTCCAGCGAGACGTTCGTCACGGCGGCGGCGACGGGGTCGACGACGGAGGTGGCGTCGTACTCGCCGCCCATCCCGACCTCAAGCACCGCCACGTCAACGTCCGCGCGGTCGAACCGCCACAGTGCGAGGGCCGTGACGACCTCGAAAAACGTGAGTGGCTCGCCATCGGCCGCGCGTTCGATCAACCACGGCTTGACCCGTTCGACGAACGCCGTCACCTCCGACTTCGGGATGGTCCGCCCGTCGACACGGACCCGTTCGCGGATGTCCTCGAAGTGCGGGGAGGTGTACAAGCCGACCCGGCGGCCGTCCTCCCGAAGGACGGACTCGACCATCCGGGCGACGCTGCCCTTCCCGTTCGACCCCGCGACTTGGACGAAGTCGATCCCCTTGTGAGGGTCGTCCAGGTGGGCCAACAGGTCGCGCACCGACTCGGTGCCCGGCTTGACCTGAAAGCGCCGGAGGTCGAAGAGGAAGTTCGTCGCCTCGTAGTAGCGCATACTCCCACGGATTCGCGGCGCGTGCTTATGGCTAACGGGACTTCGTGAGTGCCGGACAGGTCCGGCTTCCGTCGTCGGGCGTCTCACCGCTCGCGCCCGGCGTACGGTCGCCTTACCTGCACAACCGCCCTGTATAACAACGACCGCTCGGCGCCGATAGCCCTGTGGTGAGATCCACAATGGCGAAACAGATCAGCTGTCAGGACGCGGGGATGGACTGTGCGTTTATGGTACGATCGGAGTCGGAGGACGAACTCGTAGCGATGGTGAAAGACCACGCCGAACACCAACACCACGTCGAGATGAGCGACGACGATGTCCGGGAACTGATGAAAGCGGCCTGACGCCCCCGCCTGCTCGCGAGTTCAGCGTCCTCTTTTCCAGTCAGTCGTGCCGGAACGCGCGCCCGCCAGTGAACACCATCGCGATGTCGTGGTCGTTGGCCGCCTCGATGACGTCGTCGTCGTTGACCGAGCCACCGGGCTGAATGACCGCCTCGATGCCCGCGTCGGCGGCCTCCTCGATGCCGTCGGGGAACGGGAAGAACGCGTCCGAGGCCATCACCGCGCCCTCGGCGGACTTGCCCTCGGCGTCTTTCTCGGCTTTCATCGCCGCCAGCGTCACGGCGTCGACGCGACTCACCTGTCCCATCCCGACACCGACCGTCTCCGTGCCCGTGGCGAACAGGATGCCGTTCGACTTCACGTGTTTCATCACGCGCCACGCGAACAGCATCGTCTCCAGTTCATCCTCGGTCGGTGCACGCTCGGTGACCACTTCCAAGTCGTCGCGGGTCGGCGCCTGCAGGTCGCGTTCCTGCACGAGTCGCCCACCGACGATGGGCTTCTCGGTGAGGGTCTCCGGCCGCTCACCGAACGTCTCCTCGTCGCCCACGTCGAGGACGCGGAGGTTGTCCTTCTCGAAGAGGACGTCCAGCGCATCGTCGGTGTAGCCGGGGGCGACGACGACTTCCTTGAACGAGTCGATAATCTGCTCCGCCGTCTCGGCGTCGCACTCGCGGTTCAGGGCGACGATACCACCGAAGGCGGACTTCGCGTCCGTCGAGAGGGCGTCGGCGTACGCCTCTGCCAGCGTGTCGGCGGTCGCACAGCCTGCGGGGTTGGTGTGTTTGATGACGGCCGCCGCGGGGTCGTCGAACTCCTTGACGAGGTTCAGCGCACCGTCGGCGTCGTTGTAGTTGTTGTACGAGAGTTTCTTCGCCCCCTCGTTCAACTGGTCGGCGGCGACGACGTTCGCCTCCTCGCAGGTGGTATCGGCGTACAGCGCGGCGTCTTGGTGTGGGTTCTCGCCGTAGCGCAGTTCGCGAACGCGGTCCTCGCTCGTCGTCCGGCGTGCGGGGAACTGCCCGTCACCCGCATCGTCACCGTCGACGTGAACTTCGTGTGCGTCGACGTCAACCGTCACGCGACCCTCCGCGAACCACTTGACCGCACGCGGGTACGCCGCAAACTCCGCCTCGTACAGCACGCGCTGTTTCAGGTCGTCGGCGTCATCGCCCTCGTAGACGGGCACCGTCTCCTGGGTGACGATGGGGCCGCCGTCGACCTCCTCGGTGGCGACGTGGACCGTACACCCGGTCTGTCGGACGCCCGCGTCCAGCACTCGGTCGTGGACGTTCTTCCCCGCGAACGACGGCAGCAGCGACGGGTGGACGTTCAACGTCGTCGGCGCGCGATCGAGGAACGTGTCCGTGAGGACGCGCATGTAGCCGTCGAGACAGACGATGTCGAAGTCGTAGTCCGAGAACGCTGCCAAGACCCGCTCTTCGTGTGCCTCGCGCGCTTCACCCTCGTCGCGTTCGACGACTTCGGTAGGCACGTCGCGTTTCGCCATCGCGTCGAGGACCGGCGCGTCGGCGTCGTTCGCGAGGACGACCGACACTTCGGCCCCGCCGGGTGCTCGGTCCGCGATGTTTCTGAGGTTGCGCCCACGGTTGCTCGCCATACCCGCGATCTTCATACGCGACGACTCCCTCGCCGCCGGAAAGAGCGTTGCGGTCTGTCGGTCGTTAGTATGCACGAATCCGGATCGAAATGCGCGTACCTACCCTCGAAAGCCGCGTTCGTATGCACAGTCGTGGTGGTTTCGGCTTCCGAGGACCGAAACCGCTTTGCCGCGGGCGACAGGACCGCCGCGTATGGACATCTCCCGCGAGGACCCCCTCGCCGCCGTCTCGCCGCTCGACGGGCGCTACGCCGGTCGCACCGCGCCGCTCGTCCCGTACGCGAGCGAGGCGGGGCTGATCCGCGCCCGCGTCGAAGTCGAAGTCGAGTACCTGCTGGCGCTGGCCGACGCCGAGGGCGTCGACGTCACTCTCTCGGACGCCGAACGTGCCGACCTCCGCGCCGTCGTCGACGACTTCTCCGCCGCGGACGCACGCCTCGTCAAGCGCCTCGAAACCGAGGGCGCCGAGGGCTATTCCGCGACCAACCACGACGTGAAGGCGGTGGAGTACTTCATCCGGACTGAGACGCCCAAACGCCTCCACCAGTGGATCCACTTCGGCCTCACCAGCGAGGACGTGAACAACCTCGCGCAACGACTGCTCGTGAAGCCAGCCATTGAGGACGTGTTGATACCGGAACTGCGCGACCTGCGCGACACGCTGACCGCGGAGGCCCGCGAGTACCGCGACGTGCCGATGCTGGCGCGCACGCACGGCCAACCGGCGACGCCGACGACGTGGGGGAAGGAACTGGCAGTCTACGCCGCCCGTCTCGCGACAGCGCTCGGGCGCGTCGAGTCGGCGGCCGACTCGCTCTCGGGGAAACTCGCCGGGGCCTCGGGCACCTACGCCGCCCACCGCGCCGCCTACCCGGAGGTCGACTGGCGGGCGTTCTCCCGCGAGTTCGTGACCTCGCTCGGTCTCGATCACACGCCGCTGGCGACGCAGGTGAACCCCTGTGACGACCTGGCGGCGCTGTTCGACGCCGTCCGCGGCGTGAACAACATTCTCATCGACCTCGACCGCGACGTGTGGCTGTACGTCTCCGACCGCTACCTCGGGCAGGAGGCGACCGACGGCGAGACGGGGTCGTCGACGATGCCGCACAAAGTGAACCCCATCGACTTCGAGAACAGCGAGGGCAACCTCTCGAAGGCAAACTCCGACCTCACGTTCCTCGCCGACTACGTCACCACCTCACGCCTCCAGCGTGACCTCTCGGACTCGACGGTGAAACGGAACGTCGGCGCGGCACTCGCACACTGTCTCATCGGTTACTCGAAGACCGCCGCCGGTCTCTCGAAGGTCGTCCCCAATGAACAGGTGATGCGCGAGGAACTCGATGCCACTCCCGAAATCATCGGCGAGGCCGTCCAGACCATCCTCCGGCGGGAGGGCGACACCGCCGCCTACGAGCGAGTGAAGGAGTTGACCCGCGGAAAACGCGTCACCATCGAGGACTTCCGCGACCTGTTCGACGACCTCGCGGTCGACGAGTCGGTCCGCGAGGAACTGCGTGCGCTGACGCCGGCGGGGTACGTCGGCTACGGCGGCGACCTTGTCGACGAACTGCACGACGACTGACGGGCAGGGTACCGGCGAAACACCGACTCACGCGTTCGTCGGCTCGACGCGTCGCTTTGTGCTGTGGGAACGGAAAACTGTGATCTGCAGTCAGCGTCGGTCGAGACTCGACGGACGATGCCGCGTCAGTACTCTTCGTACGCGAGGTTCATCAGCCACTGCGTGAACGCGTCGGAGTTGGGGTCGATCTCCTCCTCGCCGATGAACGGCGACAGCATATCGCCGGCCATCAGCAGCGCGAAGTCGAGGTCCTTCGCGGTTGGGGCGAGGAAGTACGTATTGTGTCCCTGATACACGGCGTCCTCACGCTGGATGAGGCCCAGATCCTCCAGTTTCTCGGCGATCCGACTCCCCTTGCGCGAGGAGACGTCCAGTTCCTTCCAGAAGTCGGACTGATGGATCCCACCGGTCTCGCGGACGAGTTCGAGACCGGCCAACTCGGCTTCGGCGAGTTCGGCTTCGGCGTCGGAGGCGCTCATACCCGTTCCAACGACACGACCCCCGTTTACCCTTTCCCTTTCACGCCGCTTGCGTCGACGCCGACCGGAGCCGTGTGGGCCGCCTGCGTCCGCTCACCAGTTCTCGACCACCGACTCGAAGGACGTCTCACACGGCGGCCCCTCGGCGTGGTCGTAGCGGATACCCTCGTCGCCCACGCGGACGAGCGACGAGGAGACGGTCCCGTACCCGTTCGCGTGGACGCAGACGCCGAACTCGTGGTCGCCCATCGCCGCGCCCGCCCGGTCGAGCCACGCATCAGCACGCTCGCCGCGTTCGGGGTGGAGCGCAGTCCGCAACTTCGTCGCGTTCGCCGCCTCTTGGGGACCAACCTCGGGTCGTTCCGGTGGCTCGAAGTATCGGTCGTCGTAGCCGACGTTGCCGATGACGTGGATGCCCGGTGCGAAATCGGTGACGGTGAGGTAGCCGTCCCACTCCAAGAGAATCGCGTCGTCCGCATCGGCGACGAGGAGGTTGAAGCCGTCGTACTCGTACTCGCGGCACGACTCCTCGACGAGGTGTGCGGCCTCGGTGGCAGACGCCTCGCGCAGGCAGTCGTCGACCAAGAGGCCGCGCGAGCGTTCGCCCGCGAGGCCGTCGACCCACCGGTTCGTGATGCCGACGAACAGGCCATCTCGTGTCACGCCCATCCACGTCCCGCCCGCCTCGGCGTCTCGCGGGGCGATGAACCCGCCCGCACGCTCTGCGGGTGGTTCCGACGGCCGGTCGAGCGCCTCGTCTCGGTTCGCTGCCACCGCTATCGGGGTGTCATCGAAGACCTGCCAGGCGACCGTCAGGGTACACATAGCCCCCCCTACATCGTCAGCGGGCAAAGCCGCGGCGGTCACGACAGTCAGCCGGAATCGTCGCGTCCAGTCAGCCAACCAGCGTCTCGACGGCCCGACGCATCGTGTCGGCGGCGTCGCGGACGCGGTCGACGCGGACGTACTCGCGCGTGCTGTGGGCGACCGCCCCAACGTCGTCTGCGAGGTGGCCCGGACCGAACACGACCGTCGGTGCCGGTGAGAAGTACGACGCCTCTGTCGCCGCGCCGAACGGCCGCACCTCGCCGTCGGCGTCACCGCCGACGGAGCGAGCGGCGTCGGACACCGCGGTCACGAGGTCGTGGTCGGGGTCGGTGTCGAACGCCTCCAGAAACGGCGTCGGGC harbors:
- the folP gene encoding dihydropteroate synthase, translating into MRYYEATNFLFDLRRFQVKPGTESVRDLLAHLDDPHKGIDFVQVAGSNGKGSVARMVESVLREDGRRVGLYTSPHFEDIRERVRVDGRTIPKSEVTAFVERVKPWLIERAADGEPLTFFEVVTALALWRFDRADVDVAVLEVGMGGEYDATSVVDPVAAAVTNVSLEHTAVLGDTVEEIARTKAKITPESRPLVTATDGAALDVVREVAGSVVTVSGPTGGLEPSEADLSATYEGAVSPQESRVALVGDGWAVETRIPLLGAYQATNAGVAAALVRQLGVTDGATLARGLRNAHWPGRFEVMQTDPLVVLDGAHNPAACETLAETLAEFDCGDLHLVFGAMHDKDHHEMAAALPDPTTVHTCAPAIDRAEDPEVLAAVFEETTDAEVVIGDAVADALAAARDRAGPDDCVLLTGSLFCVAAARTTWTRQVVPKDFDDVGDAEAALTAANVPAGEVETTAEEAVHETLKTRVSERQAEQLRREAARAGVACGVSGVGGGELAECVLSGSRAEFETLTAALAEAGEGLSGVASDLRASLELDGAAASTAARSSYPWSDGTAVMGVLNVTPDSFHDGGEFFDVDDAREQAEALVKAGVDILDVGGESTRPGAEEVPADEEIDRIVPVIEAVAEVDALVSVDTRKAKVAKAALDAGADILNDVTGLAEPEMRFLAAERDVPVIVMHSIDAPVVPDKEVEYDDVVEDVVAELGERLLLAEKAGIPRENVIVDPGIGFGKSPRENFELLGRLGEFDALGCPVMFGHSHKSMFALTGEEAGDAPHGTVAATALAAANGADIVRVHDAAENVAAVRVAAAADDPYGVDAGDDS
- a CDS encoding DUF1059 domain-containing protein, which encodes MAKQISCQDAGMDCAFMVRSESEDELVAMVKDHAEHQHHVEMSDDDVRELMKAA
- a CDS encoding NRDE family protein; translated protein: MCTLTVAWQVFDDTPIAVAANRDEALDRPSEPPAERAGGFIAPRDAEAGGTWMGVTRDGLFVGITNRWVDGLAGERSRGLLVDDCLREASATEAAHLVEESCREYEYDGFNLLVADADDAILLEWDGYLTVTDFAPGIHVIGNVGYDDRYFEPPERPEVGPQEAANATKLRTALHPERGERADAWLDRAGAAMGDHEFGVCVHANGYGTVSSSLVRVGDEGIRYDHAEGPPCETSFESVVENW
- the purB gene encoding adenylosuccinate lyase, which encodes MDISREDPLAAVSPLDGRYAGRTAPLVPYASEAGLIRARVEVEVEYLLALADAEGVDVTLSDAERADLRAVVDDFSAADARLVKRLETEGAEGYSATNHDVKAVEYFIRTETPKRLHQWIHFGLTSEDVNNLAQRLLVKPAIEDVLIPELRDLRDTLTAEAREYRDVPMLARTHGQPATPTTWGKELAVYAARLATALGRVESAADSLSGKLAGASGTYAAHRAAYPEVDWRAFSREFVTSLGLDHTPLATQVNPCDDLAALFDAVRGVNNILIDLDRDVWLYVSDRYLGQEATDGETGSSTMPHKVNPIDFENSEGNLSKANSDLTFLADYVTTSRLQRDLSDSTVKRNVGAALAHCLIGYSKTAAGLSKVVPNEQVMREELDATPEIIGEAVQTILRREGDTAAYERVKELTRGKRVTIEDFRDLFDDLAVDESVREELRALTPAGYVGYGGDLVDELHDD
- a CDS encoding helix-turn-helix transcriptional regulator, encoding MSASDAEAELAEAELAGLELVRETGGIHQSDFWKELDVSSRKGSRIAEKLEDLGLIQREDAVYQGHNTYFLAPTAKDLDFALLMAGDMLSPFIGEEEIDPNSDAFTQWLMNLAYEEY
- the purH gene encoding bifunctional phosphoribosylaminoimidazolecarboxamide formyltransferase/IMP cyclohydrolase translates to MKIAGMASNRGRNLRNIADRAPGGAEVSVVLANDADAPVLDAMAKRDVPTEVVERDEGEAREAHEERVLAAFSDYDFDIVCLDGYMRVLTDTFLDRAPTTLNVHPSLLPSFAGKNVHDRVLDAGVRQTGCTVHVATEEVDGGPIVTQETVPVYEGDDADDLKQRVLYEAEFAAYPRAVKWFAEGRVTVDVDAHEVHVDGDDAGDGQFPARRTTSEDRVRELRYGENPHQDAALYADTTCEEANVVAADQLNEGAKKLSYNNYNDADGALNLVKEFDDPAAAVIKHTNPAGCATADTLAEAYADALSTDAKSAFGGIVALNRECDAETAEQIIDSFKEVVVAPGYTDDALDVLFEKDNLRVLDVGDEETFGERPETLTEKPIVGGRLVQERDLQAPTRDDLEVVTERAPTEDELETMLFAWRVMKHVKSNGILFATGTETVGVGMGQVSRVDAVTLAAMKAEKDAEGKSAEGAVMASDAFFPFPDGIEEAADAGIEAVIQPGGSVNDDDVIEAANDHDIAMVFTGGRAFRHD